From one Streptomyces sp. N50 genomic stretch:
- a CDS encoding TetR/AcrR family transcriptional regulator, with product MSTAEETTAGDPQAWAEVTPDAARRLLIAAVEAFAERGYHATTTRDIAGRAGMSPAALYIHYKTKEELLHRISRIGHEKALEILRTAAGREGSAAERLADAVSSFVRWHAGGRTTARVVQYELDSLGPDARAEILALRRQVDAEVRGIVEDGVADGSFDVPDVKGTTLAILSLCIDVARWFSLDGPRTPDEVGALYADLVLRMVGSK from the coding sequence ATGAGTACGGCGGAGGAGACCACCGCGGGCGACCCGCAGGCCTGGGCGGAGGTCACGCCCGACGCGGCCCGGCGGCTGCTGATCGCCGCCGTGGAGGCCTTCGCCGAGCGCGGCTACCACGCGACGACCACCCGGGACATCGCGGGCCGCGCCGGGATGAGCCCGGCCGCGCTCTACATCCACTACAAGACCAAGGAAGAACTGCTCCACCGCATCAGCAGGATCGGCCACGAGAAGGCCCTGGAGATCCTGCGCACGGCGGCGGGGCGCGAGGGCAGCGCCGCCGAGCGCCTCGCGGACGCCGTGAGCTCCTTCGTGCGCTGGCACGCGGGTGGGCGCACCACCGCGCGGGTCGTGCAGTACGAACTCGACTCGCTCGGCCCGGACGCCCGCGCCGAGATCCTCGCGCTGCGCCGCCAGGTCGACGCCGAGGTGCGCGGGATCGTCGAGGACGGGGTCGCCGACGGCTCCTTCGACGTGCCGGACGTGAAGGGCACGACCCTCGCGATCCTGTCGCTGTGCATCGACGTGGCCCGCTGGTTCAGCCTCGACGGACCCCGGACGCCCGACGAGGTCGGCGCGCTCTACGCCGACCTCGTGCTGCGGATGGTGGGGTCCAAGTAG
- a CDS encoding penicillin acylase family protein translates to MPRRTPRNLLDRLRTPGGFPGFLKAASVCALIAALLSPLAQGTAAAATASNDYCGGQCSDILPAGENGNATLAQILLNQVFGTQPSHAEDQLGPYANLATGASTLTDAKINTFFNDASFGVPAANVASTENPSGRTDVTIVRDKATGVPHITGTTRYGTEYGAGYAAAEDRLWLMDVFRHVGRGQLTTFAGGAASNQGLEQEFYRNAPYTEAELQSQIDNAVANNGTRGQQALADANAYLAGINAYIDASDSGRYFPGEYVLTGHKDSITNAGTIDHFKITDLVALASVIGTLFGSGGGGEVNNALSLLAAQEKYGVEQGTKVWESFRERNDPEAVLTVHNGESFPYGTKPTTAQGEALPDAGSVTTEPLVYDATGTGANQSADATSAAATATALSSAKRGMSNALVVSGKYTASGHPIAVFGPQTGYFAPQLLMLQEIQGPGISARGASFAGLSMYVELGRGQDYSWSATTSGQDIIDTYAVELCQDDYHYLFHGTCTPMEEVEQKNSWAPTTADSTAAGSYTMRVWKTEYGPVEYRATVGGKKVAYTTLRSSYMHEADSIIGFQMLNDPDYVKSPQTFQTAAQHINFTFNWFYADSQHTAYYNSGNNPVRATGVDPEFPVWGQAAYEWQNWDPTTNTSDYTPASAHPNSIDQDYYISWNNKQALNYTTASWGDGSVHRGNLLDDRVKKLVAAGGVTRSSLVKAMSDASLTDLRAEDVLPDMLKVINSSTVTDTTAAAAVTKLQTWLTAGGKRTETSAGSKTYANADAIRILDAWWPALVKAEFQPGLGDTLYTALTNNLYIDETPSAAHGPTGSHAGSSFQYGWWSYVDKDLRSVLGQTVSGPLAQQYCGGGSLSACRDILISTLKTAAGTSASTVYPGDSLCSAGDQWCADSIVQRTLGGIKHYNISWQNRPTFQQVVEYTSHR, encoded by the coding sequence ATGCCACGGCGCACCCCGCGTAACTTGCTCGACAGACTGAGAACTCCCGGCGGATTCCCCGGGTTCCTGAAGGCCGCATCCGTATGCGCCCTCATTGCCGCCCTTTTGTCTCCCCTTGCCCAGGGGACGGCCGCGGCGGCGACCGCCTCGAACGACTACTGCGGCGGCCAGTGCTCGGACATCCTCCCGGCCGGCGAGAACGGCAACGCCACCCTCGCCCAGATCCTTCTCAACCAGGTCTTCGGCACCCAGCCCAGCCATGCGGAAGACCAGCTCGGCCCCTATGCCAACCTGGCCACGGGCGCCTCCACGCTGACCGACGCGAAGATCAACACCTTCTTCAACGACGCGTCGTTCGGGGTCCCCGCCGCCAACGTCGCCTCGACCGAGAACCCCAGCGGCCGCACCGACGTGACGATCGTCCGCGACAAGGCGACCGGTGTGCCACACATCACAGGCACCACGCGCTACGGCACCGAGTACGGCGCGGGTTACGCGGCCGCCGAGGACCGGCTGTGGCTGATGGACGTCTTCCGGCACGTGGGACGCGGCCAGTTGACCACCTTCGCCGGCGGCGCGGCCTCCAACCAGGGACTTGAGCAGGAGTTCTACCGCAACGCCCCGTACACCGAGGCCGAGTTGCAGTCCCAGATCGACAACGCCGTCGCCAACAACGGCACCCGCGGCCAGCAGGCGCTCGCTGACGCCAACGCCTATCTGGCCGGCATCAACGCCTACATCGACGCCTCGGACAGCGGCCGTTACTTCCCCGGCGAGTACGTCCTCACCGGACACAAGGACTCGATCACCAACGCCGGCACGATCGACCACTTCAAGATCACCGACCTGGTCGCGCTGGCCTCCGTCATCGGCACGCTCTTCGGCTCCGGCGGCGGCGGCGAGGTCAACAACGCCCTCTCCCTGCTCGCCGCCCAGGAGAAGTACGGCGTGGAGCAGGGCACCAAGGTCTGGGAGTCCTTCCGCGAACGCAACGACCCCGAGGCCGTCCTCACCGTCCACAACGGCGAGAGCTTCCCGTACGGCACCAAGCCCACCACCGCCCAGGGCGAGGCACTCCCCGACGCCGGTTCGGTGACGACCGAGCCACTCGTTTACGACGCCACGGGCACCGGCGCCAACCAGAGCGCCGACGCGACCTCCGCCGCGGCGACGGCGACCGCCCTCAGCTCCGCGAAGCGCGGGATGTCCAACGCCCTTGTGGTGAGCGGCAAATACACCGCGAGCGGCCACCCGATAGCCGTGTTCGGGCCCCAAACCGGTTACTTCGCACCGCAGTTGCTCATGCTCCAGGAGATCCAGGGCCCGGGCATCAGCGCCCGCGGCGCCTCCTTCGCGGGACTGAGCATGTACGTCGAACTCGGCCGCGGCCAGGACTACTCGTGGTCCGCCACGACCTCCGGCCAGGACATCATCGACACGTACGCCGTCGAGCTCTGCCAGGACGACTACCACTACCTCTTCCACGGCACCTGCACGCCGATGGAGGAGGTCGAGCAGAAGAACTCCTGGGCACCCACCACGGCCGACTCCACCGCCGCCGGGTCGTACACCATGCGGGTCTGGAAGACCGAGTACGGACCCGTCGAATACAGAGCGACCGTCGGCGGGAAGAAGGTCGCCTACACCACCCTGCGCTCCTCCTACATGCATGAGGCCGACTCGATCATCGGCTTCCAGATGCTCAACGACCCGGACTACGTGAAGAGTCCGCAGACCTTCCAGACCGCCGCGCAGCACATCAACTTCACGTTCAACTGGTTCTACGCCGACTCCCAGCACACCGCGTACTACAACAGCGGCAACAACCCGGTGCGGGCCACCGGAGTCGACCCCGAGTTCCCGGTCTGGGGCCAGGCCGCCTACGAATGGCAGAACTGGGACCCCACCACCAACACCTCCGACTACACCCCGGCCTCCGCGCACCCCAACTCCATCGACCAGGACTACTACATCTCCTGGAACAACAAACAGGCGCTCAACTACACGACGGCCAGTTGGGGTGACGGGTCCGTCCACCGCGGCAACCTCCTCGACGACCGGGTGAAGAAACTCGTCGCGGCCGGCGGGGTCACCAGATCCTCGCTGGTGAAGGCGATGTCCGACGCCTCGCTCACCGACCTGCGCGCCGAGGACGTGCTGCCCGACATGCTGAAGGTGATCAACAGCAGTACGGTCACCGACACCACCGCCGCCGCTGCCGTCACCAAACTGCAGACCTGGCTCACCGCCGGCGGCAAACGCACCGAGACCTCGGCAGGCTCCAAGACCTACGCCAACGCCGACGCCATCCGGATCCTGGACGCCTGGTGGCCCGCACTGGTGAAGGCCGAGTTCCAGCCCGGCCTCGGTGACACCCTCTACACCGCGCTCACCAACAACCTGTACATCGACGAGACCCCGTCGGCCGCCCACGGCCCGACCGGCTCGCACGCCGGAAGCTCCTTCCAGTACGGCTGGTGGAGCTACGTCGACAAGGACCTCCGGTCGGTGCTCGGGCAGACCGTGTCCGGTCCGCTGGCCCAGCAGTACTGCGGGGGCGGCAGCCTCAGCGCCTGCCGGGACATCCTGATCAGCACGCTGAAGACGGCGGCCGGCACCAGCGCGTCCACGGTCTACCCCGGGGACTCCCTGTGCTCGGCGGGCGACCAGTGGTGTGCCGACTCGATCGTCCAGCGGACGCTCGGCGGCATCAAGCACTACAACATCAGTTGGCAGAACCGGCCCACCTTCCAGCAAGTGGTGGAGTACACGTCACACCGGTGA
- a CDS encoding MaoC family dehydratase, which translates to MAEPRIFTSVDDLRAAVGEQLGHTDWLEVDQKRIDLFADATGDHQWIHVAPEKAAAGPFGTTIAHGYLTLSLLPLFGPQLIKVEGVKMGVNYGTNKVRFPAPVPVDSRLRATARITGVDDVPGGVQVTVAFTVEREGGDKPVCVAESVSRYYL; encoded by the coding sequence ATGGCAGAGCCGAGGATCTTCACCTCCGTCGACGACCTGCGGGCGGCGGTCGGTGAGCAGTTGGGGCACACCGACTGGCTGGAGGTCGACCAGAAGCGGATCGATCTGTTCGCGGACGCGACGGGCGACCACCAGTGGATCCACGTGGCCCCGGAGAAGGCGGCGGCCGGACCCTTCGGGACGACCATCGCGCACGGCTACCTCACCCTGTCGCTGCTCCCGCTCTTCGGGCCGCAGCTGATCAAGGTCGAGGGCGTGAAGATGGGCGTCAACTACGGGACGAACAAGGTCCGTTTCCCCGCCCCGGTCCCGGTCGACTCCCGGCTGCGCGCCACCGCGAGGATCACCGGCGTCGACGACGTACCGGGCGGCGTCCAGGTGACCGTCGCGTTCACCGTGGAGCGCGAGGGCGGCGACAAGCCGGTGTGCGTGGCCGAGTCGGTGTCGCGCTACTACCTCTGA
- a CDS encoding G1 family glutamic endopeptidase, whose product MSARSSAGFVLVTAAALTAALATPALAAAPSAAAHTPAQLTQAVASHESHTLHGLAKPGKVNATVSSTNWSGYAATGSTGAYTSVTSSWTQPSVTCSSATTYSSFWVGLDGYSNSALEQTGTEADCIGGKATYGAWWEVLPASESAYSGVTVKGGDKFTATVTYTGSTFTMTLADSTEGWTKTTTHAGSSGFKNASAEVIAEAPEVGGSVASLANFGTVNFTGAKANGSNLDTYSPNEIVMTKSSSSAVRAQPGSISGGGFADVWKAS is encoded by the coding sequence ATGTCCGCGAGATCTTCCGCCGGGTTCGTTCTCGTCACCGCCGCCGCCCTCACCGCCGCCCTCGCGACGCCCGCGCTCGCGGCCGCCCCGAGCGCCGCCGCGCACACCCCGGCCCAGCTCACCCAGGCCGTAGCGAGCCACGAGAGTCACACGCTGCACGGGCTCGCGAAGCCCGGCAAGGTCAATGCCACCGTCTCGTCCACCAACTGGTCCGGCTACGCGGCCACCGGCTCGACCGGCGCGTACACCTCGGTCACCTCGTCCTGGACCCAGCCGAGCGTCACCTGCTCCTCGGCCACCACGTACTCCTCCTTCTGGGTCGGCCTCGACGGGTACAGCAACTCCGCGCTGGAGCAGACCGGTACGGAGGCCGACTGCATCGGCGGCAAGGCGACCTACGGCGCCTGGTGGGAGGTGCTGCCCGCCTCCGAGAGCGCGTACTCCGGCGTCACGGTCAAGGGCGGCGACAAGTTCACCGCGACCGTGACCTACACCGGCTCCACCTTCACCATGACCCTCGCCGACTCCACGGAGGGCTGGACGAAGACGACGACGCACGCCGGTTCGTCCGGCTTCAAGAACGCCTCCGCCGAGGTCATCGCCGAGGCCCCCGAGGTCGGCGGCTCGGTCGCGAGCCTCGCGAACTTCGGCACCGTGAACTTCACCGGCGCCAAGGCGAACGGCAGCAACCTGGACACCTACTCGCCGAACGAGATCGTCATGACGAAGAGCAGCAGCTCGGCCGTACGGGCCCAGCCGGGCTCGATCTCCGGCGGCGGCTTCGCCGACGTCTGGAAGGCCAGCTGA
- a CDS encoding 3-keto-5-aminohexanoate cleavage protein, whose translation MVQVCLNGARGAADGWMVPVSPGALADAAVEAVAAGATDVHLHPKSPCGQDTLSPRVLAVTLEAIRARVSVPVGVTTGAWAEPDPAARVERVRGWTVLPDHASVNWHEPGAEEVATALLDRGVGVEAGIWSGTDGAARFAVSPLRSKVLRVLAEVTDPDAETAEASARALLADLGTGHGRPVLLHGEDGSTWPVLRLAGRLGLATRIGLEDTLFLPDGERALSNAQLVAEGLVQYGWAQRSS comes from the coding sequence ATGGTGCAGGTCTGTCTCAACGGGGCCCGTGGGGCCGCCGACGGCTGGATGGTGCCGGTCTCGCCCGGGGCGTTGGCCGATGCCGCGGTGGAGGCTGTCGCTGCGGGGGCCACGGACGTCCATCTTCATCCCAAGTCCCCTTGCGGACAGGACACGTTGTCACCGCGCGTCCTCGCGGTGACGCTGGAGGCGATACGGGCGCGGGTGTCCGTGCCGGTCGGCGTGACCACGGGCGCCTGGGCCGAGCCGGACCCGGCGGCACGGGTGGAGCGGGTGCGCGGGTGGACGGTCCTGCCCGACCACGCCTCGGTCAACTGGCACGAGCCGGGCGCCGAGGAGGTCGCGACGGCGTTGCTGGACCGGGGCGTCGGCGTGGAGGCGGGCATCTGGTCGGGCACGGACGGGGCGGCCCGGTTCGCCGTCTCACCGCTCCGGTCGAAGGTGCTGCGGGTCCTGGCGGAGGTGACGGACCCGGATGCGGAGACGGCGGAGGCGTCCGCACGTGCGCTGCTCGCCGACCTCGGCACCGGCCACGGCCGCCCGGTGCTGCTGCACGGCGAGGACGGCAGCACCTGGCCGGTGCTCCGGCTGGCGGGGCGGCTGGGGCTCGCGACCCGTATCGGCCTGGAGGACACGCTGTTCCTGCCGGACGGTGAACGGGCTTTGTCCAACGCTCAGTTGGTCGCCGAGGGGCTGGTCCAGTACGGGTGGGCCCAGCGCTCGTCGTAG
- a CDS encoding YiaA/YiaB family inner membrane protein, protein MSDTPVKQQTTAAYHGQAVASFAIALAATAIGIFQLHADTWVRAFLGIAVLYLVTSAFTLAKVVRDRQEVGQIVSRVDQARLEKLLAEHDPFEKL, encoded by the coding sequence ATGAGTGACACACCGGTCAAACAGCAGACCACGGCCGCCTATCACGGCCAGGCCGTCGCCTCCTTCGCGATCGCCCTCGCGGCGACCGCCATCGGCATCTTCCAGTTGCACGCCGACACCTGGGTACGGGCCTTCCTCGGCATCGCCGTCCTCTACTTGGTCACGTCCGCCTTCACGCTCGCCAAGGTGGTCCGCGACCGCCAGGAGGTCGGCCAGATCGTCAGCCGGGTCGACCAGGCCAGGCTGGAGAAGCTCCTCGCCGAGCACGACCCCTTCGAAAAGCTCTGA
- a CDS encoding TetR/AcrR family transcriptional regulator: MARPRKPLLSTDRIVEAARVLVDAEGLAAVSTRRLAAELGVSGPSLYNHFRTKDQILEAVADSVSAQVDLSMFEDGRDWRTALHDWAVSYRSALRDHPNIVPVLATGPGRRPAGLRLADAVYGAMVDAGWPPAQATSIGALMRYFIMGSALGSFAGGFVDDESAYDPADYPHLGQAHLLAEQQEKVDERAFEVGLAALLEGLAGQFSEVTGR; the protein is encoded by the coding sequence ATGGCCCGACCGCGCAAGCCCCTGCTCAGTACCGACCGGATCGTCGAGGCGGCGCGGGTGCTGGTGGACGCGGAGGGCCTCGCGGCCGTGTCCACGCGTCGGCTCGCCGCCGAGTTGGGGGTGAGTGGGCCCTCGCTCTACAACCACTTCCGCACGAAGGACCAGATTCTGGAGGCGGTCGCCGACTCGGTGAGCGCACAGGTCGATCTGTCGATGTTCGAGGACGGGCGGGACTGGCGTACGGCGCTGCACGACTGGGCGGTGTCGTACCGGTCCGCTCTGCGTGACCATCCGAACATCGTGCCCGTGCTCGCCACGGGGCCCGGGCGGCGGCCGGCGGGGTTGCGGCTCGCCGACGCGGTGTACGGGGCGATGGTCGACGCGGGGTGGCCGCCGGCGCAGGCCACGTCGATCGGGGCGTTGATGCGGTACTTCATCATGGGGTCCGCGCTGGGGTCGTTCGCCGGGGGGTTCGTGGACGACGAGAGTGCGTACGATCCCGCCGACTATCCGCATCTCGGGCAGGCGCATCTTCTTGCCGAGCAGCAGGAGAAGGTGGATGAGCGGGCGTTCGAGGTGGGGTTGGCCGCGCTGCTGGAGGGGTTGGCGGGGCAGTTCTCGGAGGTGACTGGGCGGTAG
- a CDS encoding acyl-CoA dehydrogenase family protein, with product MNLELSEEQEAVRRLAKDFVDREIAPHVIAWDRAEEVDRSIVKKLGGVGFLGLTIDEEYGGSGGDHLAYCLVTEELGRGDSSVRGIVSVSLGLVAKSIAAWGDEEQKRRWLPGLTSGEHVGCFGLTEPGTGSDAGNLTTRAVRDGDDYVINGTKMFITNGTWADVVLLFARSTDAPGHKGVSAFLVPTDTPGLTRRTIHGKLGLRGQATAELVLEDVRVPAATMLGPEGKGFSVAMSALAKGRMSVAAGCVGIAQAALDVALRYAGEREQFGKSIAQHQLVQELISDIAVDVDAARLLTWRVADLIDRGLPFATESSKAKLFASEAAVRAANNALQVFGGYGYIDEYPAGKLLRDARVMTLYEGTSQIQKLLIGRALTGVSAF from the coding sequence ATGAACCTGGAGCTCAGCGAGGAGCAGGAGGCCGTACGGCGGCTCGCCAAGGACTTCGTGGACCGCGAGATCGCCCCGCACGTCATCGCCTGGGACCGCGCCGAGGAGGTCGACCGCTCGATCGTCAAGAAGCTCGGCGGCGTCGGTTTCCTGGGGCTCACGATCGACGAGGAGTACGGCGGCTCGGGCGGCGACCACCTCGCGTACTGCCTGGTCACCGAGGAGCTCGGCCGCGGCGACTCCTCCGTGCGCGGGATCGTGTCCGTGTCGCTGGGGCTGGTCGCCAAGTCGATCGCGGCCTGGGGCGACGAGGAGCAGAAGCGGCGCTGGCTGCCGGGGCTCACCTCCGGCGAGCACGTCGGCTGCTTCGGGCTCACCGAACCCGGCACCGGTTCCGACGCCGGCAACCTCACCACCCGCGCGGTCCGCGACGGCGACGACTACGTCATCAACGGCACCAAGATGTTCATCACGAACGGGACTTGGGCCGATGTGGTGCTGTTGTTCGCGCGCTCGACCGACGCCCCGGGACACAAGGGCGTCTCCGCCTTCCTCGTCCCGACCGACACCCCCGGCCTCACCCGCCGCACCATCCACGGCAAGCTCGGCCTGCGCGGCCAGGCCACCGCCGAACTCGTCCTCGAAGACGTCCGCGTGCCCGCCGCCACGATGCTCGGCCCCGAGGGCAAGGGTTTCTCGGTCGCGATGTCGGCGCTGGCCAAGGGCCGGATGTCGGTCGCGGCCGGCTGTGTCGGCATCGCCCAGGCCGCGCTCGACGTGGCGCTCCGCTACGCCGGTGAGCGCGAGCAGTTCGGCAAGTCCATCGCGCAGCACCAGCTCGTGCAGGAACTGATCAGCGACATCGCCGTCGACGTGGACGCGGCCCGGCTGCTGACCTGGCGGGTCGCCGACCTCATAGACCGCGGGCTGCCCTTCGCCACCGAGTCCTCCAAGGCCAAGCTCTTCGCCTCGGAGGCCGCCGTCCGCGCCGCGAACAACGCGCTCCAGGTCTTCGGCGGCTACGGCTACATCGACGAGTACCCGGCGGGCAAGCTGCTGCGCGACGCCCGTGTGATGACCCTCTACGAGGGCACCAGCCAGATCCAGAAACTGCTCATCGGGCGCGCGCTGACGGGCGTTTCCGCGTTCTGA
- a CDS encoding NmrA/HSCARG family protein, whose product MTTDRLTVVTGATGRQGGATARRLLAAGRPVRVLVRDTTAPAAQALETAGAELVRGDFDDPSGLPAALEGAAALFAVPPVAFGPAGSDVEREFARGRALTDAAAAVGVEHVVFTGVASTPGRPGGSEGKKRVEDYLRERIRSVTVLRPVRFMSNYLGSAPIGLDGISGGVHRHVFPPDEPAQIVAVEDIAEFAALAFDQPDRFAGRSLELAGDAPTPAEAVAAISEAIGAEVRYEQITHAEAAALNPEIAQVRERWAAGSRWHADIEALRVIHPGLRTLADWLAESGAAVLRKRFPHTA is encoded by the coding sequence ATGACCACTGACCGCTTGACCGTCGTGACCGGTGCGACCGGCCGACAGGGCGGCGCCACCGCACGCCGGCTCCTGGCGGCCGGCAGACCGGTGCGCGTACTCGTGCGGGACACGACCGCTCCCGCCGCCCAGGCTCTCGAAACCGCCGGGGCCGAACTCGTCCGCGGCGACTTCGACGACCCGTCGGGCCTGCCTGCGGCGCTGGAGGGAGCGGCGGCACTGTTCGCCGTACCGCCCGTGGCATTCGGGCCGGCCGGCTCCGACGTGGAGCGGGAGTTCGCCCGGGGCCGGGCACTGACCGATGCCGCGGCCGCCGTGGGCGTCGAACACGTCGTGTTCACGGGCGTGGCTTCCACGCCGGGTCGTCCCGGTGGCTCGGAGGGGAAGAAACGCGTCGAGGACTATCTGCGTGAGCGGATCCGGTCGGTGACCGTGCTGCGCCCGGTGCGGTTCATGTCGAACTATCTCGGTTCGGCACCCATCGGTCTCGACGGCATCTCCGGCGGCGTGCACCGGCACGTCTTCCCGCCGGACGAACCTGCCCAGATCGTCGCGGTGGAGGACATCGCCGAATTCGCCGCGCTGGCCTTCGACCAGCCGGACCGGTTCGCGGGGCGGAGTCTGGAGCTGGCCGGGGACGCTCCCACTCCGGCCGAGGCGGTTGCCGCGATCAGCGAGGCCATCGGTGCCGAGGTGCGCTACGAGCAGATCACCCACGCCGAGGCTGCCGCGCTCAACCCCGAGATCGCCCAGGTCAGGGAGCGCTGGGCAGCCGGATCGCGCTGGCACGCCGATATCGAGGCGCTGCGCGTCATTCATCCCGGGCTGCGTACGCTCGCGGACTGGCTCGCCGAATCCGGCGCCGCCGTGCTGCGGAAGCGATTCCCCCACACCGCGTAG
- a CDS encoding RNA ligase (ATP), with the protein MSTLRVTAEVLTVHEHPNADALELAQVGLYRAVVAKGAFRTGETAVYIPEQSVLPAGLIEELGLTGRLAGSNADRVRAVRLRGELSQGIVCRPKALADVDLARAALDGTDFAERLGIVKWVPPIPPTMDGDVEHAPDLLPWVDIENIQRFPGIFEPGEAVVLTEKLHGSACLLTYFAEEEGTEEGGRVQVSSKGFGAKSLALKEDPRNLYWRAVRGHGVPEAAARLAERLGARRVGVFGEVYGAGVQDLTYGADGRRETLGYAVFDVSAEIDGAVRWLDAAELAQLLDGELPLVPRLYEGPYDVERVLEVASGRETVSGRGLHLREGVVIRPAVERYSAVTGGRAVAKAVSPAYLTRKGGTEYE; encoded by the coding sequence ATGTCGACGCTCCGCGTCACCGCCGAAGTGCTGACCGTCCATGAACACCCGAACGCCGACGCCCTCGAACTGGCCCAGGTCGGCCTGTATCGAGCCGTCGTCGCCAAGGGGGCGTTCCGCACCGGTGAGACCGCCGTCTACATCCCCGAGCAGTCCGTGCTCCCGGCCGGTCTGATCGAGGAGTTGGGGCTCACCGGGCGCCTCGCGGGGAGCAACGCGGACCGGGTCAGGGCGGTGCGGCTGCGCGGTGAGCTGTCGCAGGGCATCGTGTGCCGGCCGAAGGCCCTCGCGGACGTCGACCTGGCCCGAGCCGCCCTGGACGGCACCGACTTCGCGGAGCGGCTCGGCATCGTCAAGTGGGTGCCGCCGATCCCGCCCACGATGGACGGCGACGTCGAGCACGCGCCCGATCTGCTGCCCTGGGTGGACATCGAGAACATCCAGCGGTTTCCCGGGATATTCGAACCGGGCGAGGCTGTGGTCCTGACCGAGAAACTCCACGGCTCCGCCTGCCTGTTGACCTACTTCGCGGAGGAGGAGGGCACCGAAGAGGGCGGCCGTGTACAGGTCTCCTCGAAGGGCTTCGGCGCCAAGTCCCTTGCCCTGAAGGAGGATCCGCGCAATCTGTACTGGCGAGCCGTCCGCGGTCACGGCGTCCCAGAAGCCGCCGCCCGCCTCGCCGAACGGCTCGGCGCCCGCCGGGTCGGCGTCTTCGGCGAGGTCTACGGCGCGGGCGTCCAGGACCTGACGTACGGCGCCGACGGGCGGCGCGAGACGCTCGGGTACGCCGTGTTCGACGTGTCCGCCGAGATCGACGGGGCGGTGCGGTGGCTGGACGCAGCCGAACTGGCCCAACTCCTCGACGGGGAGCTGCCGTTGGTGCCAAGGCTGTACGAGGGGCCGTACGACGTCGAGCGGGTGCTGGAGGTCGCGAGCGGGCGGGAGACCGTGTCGGGGCGGGGGCTGCATCTGCGGGAGGGAGTCGTGATCCGTCCGGCGGTGGAGCGGTACAGCGCGGTGACCGGTGGACGGGCGGTCGCGAAGGCCGTCAGCCCGGCGTATCTGACGCGGAAGGGCGGCACCGAGTACGAGTGA
- the soxR gene encoding redox-sensitive transcriptional activator SoxR: protein MPQIPEKIHELTVGQLAARSGAAVSALHFYEAKGLISSTRTTGNQRRYTRDTLRRVAFVRAAQRVGIPLATIREALAELPEERTPTREDWARLSEAWRSELDERIKQLNRLRDHLTDCIGCGCLSLSSCVLSNPDDVVGERGAGSRLMTEPAERRNARAPRDRDPEGRD from the coding sequence GTGCCTCAGATCCCCGAGAAGATCCACGAGCTGACGGTCGGCCAACTCGCCGCACGCAGCGGAGCAGCCGTCTCCGCCCTGCACTTCTACGAGGCCAAGGGCCTGATCAGCAGCACGCGCACCACGGGCAACCAGCGCCGGTACACCCGTGACACCCTGCGCCGGGTCGCCTTCGTGCGGGCCGCCCAGCGCGTCGGCATCCCGCTGGCCACCATCCGCGAGGCGCTCGCCGAACTCCCCGAGGAGCGCACCCCGACCCGCGAGGACTGGGCCCGCCTCTCCGAGGCCTGGCGCTCCGAACTAGACGAGCGCATCAAGCAGCTCAACCGCCTCCGCGACCACCTCACCGACTGCATCGGCTGCGGCTGCCTGTCCCTGTCGTCCTGCGTCCTGTCCAACCCGGACGACGTGGTCGGCGAACGGGGCGCGGGTTCACGCCTGATGACGGAACCGGCGGAGCGCCGGAACGCACGCGCCCCCCGGGACCGGGATCCCGAGGGGCGCGACTGA